A stretch of Canis lupus familiaris isolate Mischka breed German Shepherd chromosome 11, alternate assembly UU_Cfam_GSD_1.0, whole genome shotgun sequence DNA encodes these proteins:
- the TMEM215 gene encoding transmembrane protein 215, translating to MRPDDINPRTGLVVALVSVFLVFGFMFTVSGMKGETLGNIPLLAIGPAICLPGIAAIALARKTEGCTKWPENELLWVRKLPCFRKSKDKEVVELLRTPSDLESGKGSSDELAKKVGLRGKPPCQGQTEVPVASSITTPTRPEGECQSLVQSGHQEETSRYLDGYCPSGSSLAYSALDAKCSAWDRSDCPEPEDSIFFVPQDSIIVCSYKQNSPYDRYCCYINQSQGRWDHETIV from the coding sequence ATGCGGCCTGATGACATAAACCCGAGGACTGGGCTGGTGGTGGCTCTGGTCAGTGTCTTTCTGGTCTTTGGCTTCATGTTCACCGTCTCTGGGATGAAAGGAGAGACTCTGGGAAACATCCCCCTCCTGGCCATCGGGCCAGCTATCTGCCTACCAGGCATCGCAGCCATTGCCCTGGCCAGGAAAACTGAGGGATGCACCAAGTGGCCTGAAAATGAGTTGCTATGGGTCCGCAAGTTGCCCTGCTTCCGGAAATCCAAGGACAAGGAGGTGGTGGAACTGCTGAGGACCCCTTCAGACCTGGAGTCAGGCAAGGGAAGCTCAGATGAGCTGGCTAAGAAGGTGGGCCTCAGGGGGAAGCCTCCCTGCCAGGGGCAGACAGAGGTGCCTGTGGCCAGTTCCATCACCACCCCTACACGCCCGGAAGGAGAATGCCAGAGCCTGGTCCAGAGTGGGCATCAGGAGGAGACATCTAGATACCTGGATGGCTACTGTCCCTCAGGCAGTTCCCTTGCCTACAGTGCCTTGGATGCCAAGTGCTCAGCCTGGGACCGATCTGATTGCCCTGAGCCTGAGGACAGCATCTTCTTTGTGCCCCAGGACAGTATCATCGTTTGCTCCTACAAGCAGAACAGTCCCTATGACAGATACTGTTGTTACATCAATCAGAGCCAAGGCAGGTGGGACCACGAGACAATAGTCTAA